The following coding sequences are from one Arthrobacter sp. PvP023 window:
- the purD gene encoding phosphoribosylamine--glycine ligase, protein MKVLVIGPGGREHAIVRSLLADPNVSEVHAAPGNAGIGKLVPTYAIDGNDPDAVAALATKLGVDLVVVGPEAPLAAGVSDAVRAAGIPVFGPSKAAAQLEASKAFAKQVMAEAGVPTAMARVASTAEEAADALDTFGAPYVVKDDGLAAGKGVVVTNNRDEALAHAQSCFDAGGSVVIEEFLDGPEVSVFVLCDGRNTVALSPAQDFKRIFDNDEGPNTGGMGAYTPLEWAPEGLVQEVIDRVAQPTVNEMAHRGTPFVGVLFVGLALTSRGTRVIEFNVRFGDPETQAVLARLKTPLGALLLAAAKGELDKAEELRWSKDTAVAVVVASENYPDTPRTGDRIRGLKKVDELEGVHVIHAGTKLDEEGKVVSAGGRVLAVVALGTDLVEARERAYDGVELVQLEGGQFRTDIGRKAARGEIKVSSGATGSLPVTKAKA, encoded by the coding sequence GTGAAGGTACTCGTCATTGGCCCTGGTGGCCGCGAACACGCCATTGTCCGCTCCCTGCTTGCAGACCCCAACGTTTCCGAAGTCCACGCGGCTCCGGGCAACGCGGGCATCGGCAAGCTGGTCCCCACCTACGCCATTGACGGCAATGATCCGGACGCCGTTGCTGCCCTGGCCACCAAGCTGGGTGTGGACCTCGTGGTGGTTGGTCCCGAGGCGCCCCTGGCCGCCGGAGTTTCCGACGCCGTCCGCGCAGCCGGCATCCCCGTCTTCGGGCCCAGCAAGGCGGCCGCCCAGCTGGAGGCATCCAAGGCGTTCGCCAAGCAGGTCATGGCCGAGGCCGGCGTCCCCACCGCCATGGCGCGCGTTGCGAGCACCGCCGAGGAAGCCGCCGACGCGCTGGACACCTTTGGCGCCCCCTACGTGGTCAAGGACGACGGGCTGGCCGCCGGCAAGGGCGTCGTTGTCACCAACAACCGCGACGAAGCCCTGGCCCACGCCCAGAGCTGCTTCGACGCGGGCGGCTCCGTGGTGATCGAAGAGTTCCTGGACGGTCCCGAAGTTTCCGTGTTCGTCCTCTGCGACGGCCGGAACACGGTGGCACTCTCCCCGGCGCAGGACTTCAAGCGCATCTTCGACAACGACGAGGGCCCCAACACCGGCGGCATGGGCGCCTACACCCCGCTGGAGTGGGCTCCGGAAGGCCTGGTCCAGGAAGTCATCGACCGCGTGGCGCAGCCCACGGTCAACGAGATGGCGCACCGCGGCACCCCGTTCGTTGGTGTGCTGTTCGTGGGCCTGGCCCTGACCTCGCGCGGCACCCGCGTCATCGAATTCAACGTCCGCTTCGGCGATCCGGAAACCCAGGCCGTCCTGGCCCGGCTCAAGACGCCGCTCGGTGCGCTGCTGCTGGCAGCTGCCAAGGGCGAACTGGACAAGGCGGAAGAGCTGCGCTGGTCCAAGGACACCGCCGTCGCCGTCGTCGTCGCCTCGGAAAACTACCCGGACACCCCGCGAACGGGCGACCGCATCCGCGGGCTCAAGAAGGTAGACGAGCTGGAAGGCGTCCACGTGATCCACGCCGGCACCAAGCTGGACGAGGAAGGCAAAGTGGTCTCCGCCGGGGGCCGCGTGCTCGCCGTGGTGGCGCTGGGAACGGACCTCGTGGAGGCCCGCGAACGGGCGTACGACGGCGTGGAGCTGGTTCAGCTCGAAGGCGGGCAGTTCCGCACCGACATCGGGCGCAAGGCGGCCCGTGGCGAGATCAAGGTCTCGTCCGGCGCAACAGGGTCGCTGCCCGTAACGAAGGCGAAGGCATAG
- a CDS encoding helix-turn-helix domain-containing protein: MGNGFGEKLRAERLERGLTQAELGKDLYSPSYISLLETGRREPTADVIEELARRLELAPKALEAWSQPISVSDAEYVLAGLYARQAWDLRDYPLAAAHAATAAQIALEGKNTSAWWNMTYMQAECLMKQGQLQECQNIMQHLLEHPMATESAGLGVRARQMLAAVCHGQGQLATAVEHAQKAVELCSQLPKGSTLIIGALRALIGALAESGRLDEAWTYCQAMNDQMDDQSISQLAGEVAWVIGNVAFMRHDYPEGIKYHERAAKLLSPANDIELWARFNKASAAVRLSSGIVEPETLSAIERAELALSIVGGNKTDQLEVAFIRARWLYLTGDIPAAVEKLREIHAERKALARHTAGEVSLLLGKSLKAAGESDEALVLLEEAQQEFSAAGASDRVQQAMDAVLEIKLAQRRAAAAQAAAEAS, translated from the coding sequence GTGGGGAACGGATTCGGGGAGAAGCTCCGCGCCGAACGACTCGAACGTGGGTTGACGCAAGCAGAACTGGGAAAGGACCTCTATTCTCCCAGCTACATCTCCCTCTTGGAAACAGGCCGGCGTGAACCTACCGCCGATGTTATCGAAGAGTTAGCCCGCAGGCTCGAGCTGGCCCCCAAGGCGTTGGAAGCCTGGAGCCAGCCCATCTCGGTCAGCGACGCCGAGTATGTCCTGGCCGGCCTCTACGCCCGGCAGGCCTGGGACCTGCGGGATTACCCGCTCGCGGCGGCGCACGCCGCCACAGCCGCCCAGATAGCCCTTGAGGGCAAGAACACCAGCGCCTGGTGGAACATGACCTACATGCAGGCGGAATGCCTCATGAAGCAGGGCCAGCTGCAGGAATGCCAGAACATCATGCAGCACCTCCTGGAGCACCCCATGGCCACCGAATCCGCCGGTCTGGGCGTACGTGCCCGCCAGATGCTCGCCGCGGTGTGCCACGGGCAGGGCCAGCTGGCCACCGCCGTCGAGCATGCCCAGAAGGCCGTGGAACTCTGCTCACAGCTGCCCAAGGGGTCAACGCTGATCATCGGTGCCCTGCGGGCACTGATCGGCGCGCTGGCTGAAAGCGGACGGCTGGACGAAGCCTGGACCTACTGCCAGGCCATGAACGACCAGATGGACGACCAGTCCATCTCGCAGCTCGCCGGAGAGGTCGCCTGGGTGATTGGCAACGTGGCGTTCATGCGGCATGACTACCCCGAGGGCATCAAGTACCACGAACGCGCCGCCAAACTGCTCTCCCCGGCCAATGACATCGAGCTGTGGGCCCGCTTCAACAAGGCCTCCGCAGCAGTGCGGCTCTCCTCGGGAATCGTGGAACCGGAAACCCTCTCCGCCATCGAGCGCGCCGAACTTGCCCTGTCCATCGTGGGCGGGAACAAGACGGACCAGCTGGAAGTAGCCTTCATCCGCGCGCGCTGGCTCTACCTGACCGGCGACATCCCGGCCGCCGTGGAGAAGCTCCGCGAAATCCACGCCGAGCGGAAGGCCCTGGCCCGTCACACGGCAGGCGAAGTGTCACTCCTGTTGGGGAAGTCGCTCAAGGCCGCCGGGGAATCCGACGAAGCACTGGTGCTCCTCGAGGAAGCGCAGCAGGAATTCAGCGCCGCCGGCGCCTCCGACCGCGTCCAGCAGGCCATGGACGCCGTACTGGAGATCAAGCTCGCCCAGCGGCGCGCAGCAGCCGCCCAGGCAGCTGCTGAGGCCAGCTAG
- a CDS encoding phosphoribosylaminoimidazolesuccinocarboxamide synthase translates to MTDNSPFEAAPKAGLDTATLDLPGWRHVYSGKVRDLYVPADDSLARQFGQDCVLVVASDRISAYDHVLSSEIPDKGRILTQLSLWWFDQLDVAHHVLASTVEDGVPAAVEGRAMICKKLDMFPVECIARGYLTGSGLLEYQKSRTVCSIPLPEGLVDGSRLDEAIFTPSAKAEVGEHDENITYDAVVGLVGEDVAARLRELTLKIYTKAEEIARGRGIILADTKVEFGFDVSTGVITLGDEVLTPDSSRFWDAATYEPGKSQPSYDKQYVRDWLTSAESGWDRSSDVPPPALPEDVVGRTRGRYVEAYEKLTGRAFV, encoded by the coding sequence ATGACCGATAATTCCCCCTTTGAAGCAGCTCCCAAGGCCGGACTGGACACCGCCACGCTGGACCTTCCCGGCTGGCGCCATGTTTATTCCGGCAAGGTCCGGGACCTCTACGTGCCCGCGGATGATTCCCTCGCCCGGCAGTTCGGCCAGGACTGCGTCCTGGTGGTGGCCAGTGACCGCATCAGCGCCTACGACCACGTGCTTTCGAGCGAAATCCCGGACAAGGGCCGCATCCTCACCCAGCTGAGCCTGTGGTGGTTCGACCAGCTCGACGTCGCACACCACGTGCTGGCATCCACCGTCGAGGACGGCGTCCCGGCGGCGGTCGAGGGCCGCGCCATGATCTGCAAGAAGCTGGATATGTTCCCGGTGGAATGCATTGCCCGCGGCTACCTCACCGGCTCCGGGCTCCTGGAATACCAGAAGTCCCGCACCGTCTGCAGCATCCCGCTGCCGGAGGGCCTCGTTGACGGTTCCCGGCTCGACGAAGCCATCTTCACGCCGTCCGCCAAGGCAGAGGTGGGGGAGCACGACGAAAACATCACCTATGACGCCGTGGTGGGCCTGGTGGGCGAGGACGTGGCCGCCCGCCTGCGCGAGCTGACGCTGAAGATCTACACCAAGGCCGAGGAAATCGCGCGCGGACGCGGCATCATCCTGGCCGACACCAAGGTGGAGTTCGGCTTCGACGTGTCCACCGGCGTCATCACCCTTGGTGACGAGGTCCTCACCCCGGATTCTTCGCGTTTCTGGGACGCGGCCACGTATGAGCCGGGCAAGTCCCAGCCGTCGTACGACAAGCAGTATGTCCGCGACTGGCTGACATCAGCCGAATCCGGCTGGGACCGGTCTTCGGACGTACCGCCGCCGGCACTGCCGGAGGACGTGGTGGGCCGCACGCGCGGCCGCTACGTCGAGGCGTACGAAAAGCTCACCGGACGGGCGTTCGTCTAA